From Acidimicrobiales bacterium, one genomic window encodes:
- the tyrS gene encoding tyrosine--tRNA ligase, which produces MTTPGSGSAILDDLRSRGLIQDSTDEAALRRRLDEGPITLYCGFDPTADSLHIGNLVPLLLLRRFQDFGHRPIALAGGATGMVGDPSGRSDERNLLDADTLGRNLAAIRSQLAAIVDIDDGGQLVDNREWTVGVEVLDFLRDVGKHVTVNTMLAKESIRSRLEGEQGISFTEFSYMLLQANDFVELHARYGCELQVGGSDQWGNITAGIDMIRRRRQAHVHGLTVPLVTRSDGAKFGKTADGAVWLSPDRTLPYEFHQYFLRTDDRDVERFLLQLTLLPVADVADVMAEHQRSPEARHGQGVLADQVTALVHGDDQVRRARRAAGALFGADPLDGEGLESLRGIVPETELSEPLDPDEPVVALLVATGVCASKGEARRTIEQGGIRVNGEKVAAAADSVAFIDDRYALVQRGKKQRHLAVRV; this is translated from the coding sequence GTGACAACGCCTGGGTCCGGTTCCGCCATCCTCGACGATCTCCGTTCCCGGGGGTTGATCCAGGACTCGACCGACGAGGCTGCTCTTCGTCGCCGCCTCGACGAGGGTCCGATCACCCTCTACTGCGGCTTCGATCCGACCGCCGACAGCCTCCACATCGGCAACCTCGTTCCGCTCCTGCTCCTTCGGAGGTTCCAGGATTTCGGTCATCGGCCCATCGCCCTGGCGGGTGGCGCCACCGGGATGGTCGGCGATCCGTCCGGGCGTTCCGATGAGCGCAACCTCCTCGATGCCGACACCCTGGGCCGCAACCTGGCGGCCATCCGGAGCCAGCTGGCCGCCATCGTCGACATCGACGACGGTGGTCAGCTCGTCGACAACCGCGAGTGGACGGTCGGGGTCGAAGTGCTCGACTTCCTGCGCGATGTCGGCAAGCACGTCACTGTCAACACCATGCTCGCCAAGGAGTCCATCAGGAGTCGGCTCGAGGGCGAGCAGGGGATCTCGTTCACCGAGTTCAGCTACATGCTCTTGCAGGCCAACGACTTCGTCGAGCTCCATGCCCGCTACGGCTGCGAGTTGCAGGTGGGTGGATCCGACCAGTGGGGCAACATCACTGCAGGGATCGACATGATCCGTCGGCGCCGCCAGGCCCACGTCCACGGACTCACGGTGCCGCTCGTGACCCGATCCGACGGCGCCAAGTTCGGCAAGACCGCCGATGGCGCGGTGTGGCTGTCGCCCGACCGCACGCTGCCATACGAGTTCCATCAGTACTTCCTGCGGACCGACGACCGAGACGTCGAGCGGTTCCTGCTCCAACTCACGCTGCTACCCGTCGCCGATGTCGCCGACGTCATGGCCGAGCACCAGCGGTCGCCGGAGGCCCGTCATGGGCAAGGCGTACTCGCCGACCAGGTGACTGCCTTGGTGCACGGCGACGACCAGGTGCGGCGGGCCCGCCGCGCTGCCGGCGCCCTGTTCGGTGCAGACCCGCTCGACGGTGAGGGCCTCGAGTCGCTCCGCGGCATCGTGCCCGAGACCGAACTCTCCGAGCCACTCGATCCCGATGAACCGGTGGTCGCGCTCTTGGTTGCGACGGGGGTGTGCGCCTCGAAGGGAGAGGCGCGGCGCACGATCGAACAGGGTGGTATCCGTGTCAACGGCGAGAAGGTGGCGGCCGCCGCGGATTCCGTGGCGTTCATCGACGACCGCTACGCCCTCGTGCAGCGGGGAAAGAAGCAGCGCCACCTCGCGGTGCGGGTCTGA
- a CDS encoding 2-oxoacid:ferredoxin oxidoreductase subunit beta, which translates to MSDTATTTKKDWSSDQEVRWCPGCGDYSILTAMQLLMPEIGTRREETVFISGIGCAARFPYYMNTYGMHSIHGRAPAIATGLALARPDLDVWVVGGDGDMLSIGGNHLIHALRRNVNLTILLFNNQIYGLTKGQYSPTSEVGKVTKSTPMGSLDTPFNPISVALGAEASFVARTHDMDRAHMQAMFRRAHDHKGAAIVEVYQNCNVFNDGAFDQITKKDVRDDMLIDLVHGEPVTFGSEGQHGVMLDQGSARIVDVADVGLDAIVVHDETAPDPSVAFALSRLASDRHSPTPVGVFRAVERPDYGAGVDAQLAAAQTTKGGGDLKGLLHSLPTWEVS; encoded by the coding sequence GTGAGCGACACCGCAACAACCACCAAGAAGGACTGGTCGAGCGATCAGGAGGTGCGCTGGTGCCCCGGCTGCGGCGACTACTCCATTCTCACGGCCATGCAACTGCTGATGCCGGAGATCGGCACCCGTCGAGAAGAGACGGTGTTCATCTCGGGCATCGGCTGCGCCGCCCGGTTCCCGTATTACATGAACACCTACGGGATGCACAGCATCCACGGGCGTGCTCCCGCGATCGCGACCGGCCTGGCGCTGGCTCGACCCGATCTCGACGTCTGGGTCGTCGGCGGCGATGGCGACATGCTGTCGATCGGCGGCAACCATCTGATCCACGCCCTGCGCCGCAACGTCAACCTGACCATCTTGTTGTTCAACAACCAGATCTACGGATTGACCAAGGGCCAGTACTCGCCGACCAGTGAAGTCGGGAAGGTGACGAAGTCGACCCCGATGGGCTCGCTCGACACGCCGTTCAATCCGATCTCGGTGGCGCTCGGTGCGGAAGCGAGCTTCGTCGCCCGCACTCACGACATGGACCGCGCACACATGCAGGCGATGTTTCGCCGCGCCCACGACCACAAGGGCGCGGCGATCGTCGAGGTGTACCAGAACTGCAACGTGTTCAACGACGGCGCGTTCGACCAGATCACGAAGAAGGACGTTCGCGATGACATGCTCATCGATCTCGTCCACGGCGAGCCGGTCACGTTCGGTTCTGAGGGCCAGCACGGCGTGATGCTCGACCAGGGCAGCGCTCGCATCGTCGATGTGGCCGATGTCGGTCTGGATGCGATCGTGGTCCACGACGAGACAGCCCCCGACCCGTCGGTCGCGTTCGCGCTCAGCCGGCTTGCGTCGGACCGCCACAGTCCGACCCCGGTGGGGGTGTTTCGCGCCGTCGAGCGGCCCGACTACGGCGCCGGCGTCGACGCCCAGCTCGCTGCGGCGCAGACCACCAAGGGTGGCGGCGATCTCAAGGGTCTGCTCCACAGCCTCCCGACCTGGGAGGTCAGCTGA
- a CDS encoding PKD domain-containing protein, with translation MALVATTGAGAAAFQIGPDVVTDVLTPSTGLWVPAPVTGEIVHVDAASGEVTARVAVADSGATLDVAETENGVVVLDRSTGSVSLVDPGLHEVVRKVGGLPADGSTFDIGPEVIVVADRASVALIDPLITGSTVVPIDGTIRSVAANGTDAVVDNELQRFSVGAEGTVDASTSSGHVVRVIDRVVALRGDRVTDLSGDEVGCFENNLSGPDEAIGTAERWVVAIDGSNVHVADLTNGECAVVRLGDSAGALGRPVVADRRVFVPETTTGAVYVINPDDGEFTRYQVLAPGLLRLRSRDDMVVAFDVAGPLAALIDRDGNAVLVDTSVESLSISTTPGDGDNAAAGDVGDAPAVAIEGADSVVAANGDDVLDANVLAMTIEDPTDDAPDVVSDGELVANFSFSATTVAVGEPVRFVDNSTGGPESWRWDFGDGTGDEGPEVNKSWDEPGTYPVTLTVQRGTDEDEISLSITVVPGEVALPPAADFVFSSTVVEVGDDVRFEDRSDGEIDRWRWDFGDGESATTPDASHSWSAPGRYTVRLTVANDQGSDRASVVIEVVDGLQAPRAVVTASTTRAALGEAVRFSGSSTTSPAAYTWNFGDGRTSNGADVVHVFLATGTYTVTLTAQNAAGRSTAEVTVVVSPPTLAPTAVIGTLPSVIEVGDPVSLSSLSTNSPDTEQWTFGDGATASGANVTHTWTSEGTYLLTLTATNIAGSNSVTETIEVVAELPPPVARIADFDPTPWVGEATEFLSASLDATSWRWDFGDGSTSTATNPLHTYTSPGQKTVTLTVTNRNGSDTTTVVVEPRIRPIASFEASARFIRAGDSVTFTDTSTGGPASWAWNFGDGSTSAARNPTHTYAATGTYPVTLTIENSLGDASTYGPIVISVDPAEPVLDSVGLAAGGDGVVTTLETVAFTAVVAADSGPIQLYEIDFGDGSGIFGGSSATFTQDYAAAGVYTVRMRAFGGLSEWSPWVSRSVTVVDPPAPQVTINPFADPQQLGPVAFSGSRTGGGPVGVWRWEIRRGSVVVGQYTGQSITHTFTDQGAHTVTLTAESPVAAVPDDVVSRGLEIVPPPPPSIDGIVATPTPATAGVQVSFSTQVSGSVALWEWNYEGTWETGTSTGQHVFNTTGVKNVRLRVTDAVGQTAQGQVQVRVNPAPSLTPISVSPASTVQTGATAALSSSDSNGLTGLTWNWRVYPTGQTPPSSPTYPNAGPSINHQFTGAGSWTVSVTAVDQNGVSDQEITFVTVQDPLVAEFDHSQTGPLQISFSDASTGASADTWLWSFSGGVGDTAAPNPVVSFPAPGAYLVTLTVWSGAQSDSVSRTITVT, from the coding sequence ATGGCACTCGTTGCCACCACGGGCGCCGGCGCGGCTGCATTTCAGATCGGGCCTGATGTCGTCACCGACGTCCTGACCCCGTCCACCGGACTCTGGGTGCCGGCGCCGGTCACCGGCGAGATCGTCCACGTCGACGCCGCGAGCGGGGAGGTGACCGCTCGTGTCGCAGTTGCCGACTCGGGGGCGACGCTCGACGTGGCCGAGACCGAGAACGGTGTGGTGGTGCTCGACCGCAGCACCGGGAGCGTCTCGTTGGTCGATCCCGGGCTGCACGAGGTCGTTCGCAAGGTCGGCGGCCTCCCCGCCGACGGTTCGACCTTCGACATCGGACCCGAGGTGATCGTCGTCGCCGATCGCGCGTCGGTCGCGTTGATCGATCCACTGATCACCGGTTCGACCGTGGTGCCGATCGACGGCACGATTCGATCGGTCGCTGCGAACGGGACGGACGCAGTCGTCGACAACGAGCTCCAGCGATTCTCCGTCGGTGCCGAAGGGACGGTGGATGCGTCGACGTCGTCCGGTCACGTCGTGCGGGTGATCGATCGCGTCGTTGCGCTGCGGGGTGATCGGGTCACCGATCTCAGCGGCGACGAGGTCGGCTGCTTCGAGAACAACCTGTCGGGCCCCGATGAGGCGATCGGGACAGCGGAACGCTGGGTCGTGGCGATCGACGGTTCGAATGTGCACGTGGCGGATCTCACCAACGGCGAATGTGCCGTCGTCCGACTCGGCGACAGTGCGGGCGCGCTCGGCCGGCCGGTGGTCGCCGATCGGCGGGTGTTCGTGCCCGAGACGACCACTGGCGCCGTCTACGTGATCAATCCCGACGATGGCGAGTTCACGCGGTATCAGGTCCTCGCCCCCGGCCTGTTGCGGCTCCGTTCCCGTGACGACATGGTGGTGGCGTTCGACGTCGCCGGTCCATTGGCCGCGCTCATCGATCGTGACGGCAATGCGGTGCTGGTCGACACCTCGGTCGAGTCCCTCTCGATCTCGACGACGCCGGGTGATGGCGACAACGCGGCTGCCGGGGATGTCGGAGATGCCCCGGCCGTCGCGATCGAGGGTGCCGATTCCGTCGTCGCCGCCAACGGCGACGACGTGCTCGACGCCAATGTCCTGGCGATGACGATCGAGGATCCGACGGACGACGCGCCCGACGTGGTCTCCGACGGCGAACTGGTCGCGAACTTCTCGTTCAGCGCGACCACGGTGGCGGTCGGCGAACCAGTGCGTTTCGTCGACAACTCCACGGGTGGACCCGAGTCATGGCGTTGGGACTTCGGCGACGGGACCGGCGACGAGGGCCCGGAGGTGAACAAGTCATGGGACGAGCCGGGGACCTATCCGGTCACGCTCACGGTCCAGCGCGGGACTGACGAGGACGAGATCAGCCTGTCGATCACGGTCGTCCCCGGTGAGGTCGCGCTGCCGCCGGCCGCCGACTTCGTGTTCTCGTCCACGGTGGTCGAGGTCGGCGACGACGTGCGTTTCGAGGATCGCAGCGACGGCGAGATCGATCGCTGGCGCTGGGACTTCGGCGACGGCGAGAGTGCCACGACGCCGGACGCGTCCCACTCATGGTCTGCGCCGGGTCGGTACACGGTTCGGCTGACGGTGGCCAACGACCAGGGATCGGACCGGGCGTCCGTCGTGATCGAGGTCGTCGACGGCCTCCAGGCCCCCCGAGCCGTTGTCACCGCGTCCACGACACGGGCCGCGCTCGGCGAAGCGGTGCGGTTCAGCGGCTCGTCGACCACGAGCCCTGCGGCCTACACCTGGAATTTCGGTGACGGTCGCACGAGCAACGGTGCCGACGTCGTCCACGTGTTCCTGGCGACCGGTACCTACACCGTGACGCTGACGGCGCAGAATGCGGCCGGCAGGTCGACGGCCGAGGTCACCGTCGTGGTTTCGCCGCCGACGTTGGCACCGACGGCCGTCATCGGCACGTTGCCCTCGGTGATCGAGGTCGGCGATCCGGTCTCGCTCAGCAGCCTGTCGACCAACAGCCCCGACACGGAGCAGTGGACGTTCGGCGACGGCGCGACCGCGTCGGGCGCGAACGTGACCCATACCTGGACGTCGGAAGGCACCTATCTCCTGACGTTGACGGCGACCAACATCGCCGGCTCCAACAGCGTCACCGAGACCATCGAGGTGGTCGCGGAGCTACCGCCACCCGTCGCTCGGATCGCGGACTTCGATCCGACCCCGTGGGTCGGTGAAGCGACCGAGTTCCTCAGCGCCAGCCTCGACGCAACGTCGTGGCGCTGGGACTTCGGCGACGGGTCGACCTCGACGGCGACCAACCCGCTCCACACGTACACGTCGCCGGGGCAGAAAACGGTGACGCTCACGGTGACCAATCGCAACGGCTCCGACACGACCACGGTGGTCGTGGAGCCTCGGATCCGGCCGATCGCGTCGTTCGAGGCGAGTGCGCGATTCATCCGCGCCGGCGACTCGGTCACGTTCACCGACACCTCCACGGGGGGACCGGCCTCGTGGGCGTGGAACTTCGGCGATGGCTCCACCAGCGCGGCCCGGAACCCGACACACACCTACGCCGCGACCGGCACCTACCCGGTGACCCTCACGATCGAGAACAGTCTGGGCGATGCGTCCACCTACGGCCCGATCGTCATCAGCGTCGATCCGGCCGAACCCGTCCTCGACTCCGTCGGCCTCGCGGCCGGCGGTGACGGCGTCGTGACGACACTCGAGACCGTGGCGTTCACCGCGGTCGTCGCCGCCGATTCGGGACCGATCCAGCTCTACGAGATCGACTTCGGTGACGGCTCGGGCATCTTCGGTGGGAGCTCGGCCACGTTCACCCAGGACTACGCCGCCGCCGGCGTCTACACGGTCCGCATGCGAGCGTTCGGCGGCCTTTCCGAGTGGAGTCCGTGGGTTTCTCGCAGTGTCACCGTGGTCGACCCGCCGGCGCCCCAGGTGACGATCAACCCCTTCGCCGACCCCCAACAGCTCGGTCCGGTCGCGTTCTCGGGCAGCAGGACGGGTGGCGGACCGGTCGGCGTCTGGCGCTGGGAGATACGGCGCGGGTCGGTCGTCGTCGGTCAGTACACGGGGCAGTCGATCACCCACACGTTCACCGACCAGGGTGCGCACACCGTCACCCTGACCGCCGAGAGCCCGGTGGCCGCGGTGCCCGACGATGTGGTCTCGCGAGGTCTGGAGATCGTGCCGCCACCGCCACCGTCGATCGACGGGATCGTGGCGACCCCCACCCCGGCGACCGCGGGCGTGCAGGTGTCGTTCTCGACGCAGGTCTCCGGCTCGGTCGCGCTCTGGGAGTGGAACTACGAGGGCACCTGGGAGACCGGGACCTCCACCGGCCAACATGTCTTCAACACGACAGGCGTGAAGAACGTGCGGCTTCGTGTCACCGACGCGGTCGGCCAAACGGCACAAGGTCAGGTGCAGGTGCGGGTGAATCCGGCACCGTCGTTGACCCCGATCTCCGTGTCGCCGGCGTCGACCGTGCAGACGGGTGCCACTGCGGCCCTCTCGTCGTCCGACAGCAACGGTCTCACCGGCCTCACCTGGAATTGGCGGGTCTATCCCACCGGTCAGACGCCGCCGTCGTCTCCGACCTATCCGAACGCAGGGCCCTCGATCAACCACCAGTTCACCGGGGCGGGCAGCTGGACCGTGTCGGTGACCGCGGTCGACCAGAACGGTGTGTCGGATCAGGAGATCACGTTCGTGACCGTCCAGGACCCGCTCGTCGCGGAGTTCGACCACTCCCAGACCGGCCCGCTCCAGATCAGCTTCTCCGATGCCTCGACAGGAGCGTCGGCCGACACGTGGCTCTGGAGCTTCTCGGGCGGGGTCGGCGACACCGCCGCCCCGAACCCCGTCGTGTCGTTCCCGGCGCCGGGCGCCTATCTCGTGACCCTGACCGTGTGGTCGGGGGCCCAGAGCGACTCGGTGAGCCGAACGATCACCGTGACCTGA
- a CDS encoding 2-oxoacid:acceptor oxidoreductase subunit alpha, with protein sequence MTNTEERSSEIREVDQIVVRFAGDSGDGMQLTGDRFTSASALFGNDLATLPEFPAEIRAPAGTLAGVSAFQVHISDHDIHTHGDAPNVLVAMNPAAMKSDLGKLEPGGTVIVNTDAFEERNLAKAGYDANPLDDGSLDGFTVIRAPMTELTKEVCKDLGVKPRDAERSKNFFALGLVSWLYTRPTDPTLHWIREKFAGKDLVIAANEAAFKAGHAFGETAELSASRLAVRPAQLPPGTYTNINGNTALSWGLIAASQKAGIPIFLGSYPITPASDILHELAKHKNFGVRTLQAEDEIAAIGSALGASYGGLLGVTTTSGPGVALKGETLGLAVSLELPLVLVDIQRGGPSTGLPTKTEAADLMMARYGRHGEAPLPIVSANSPSDCFNAAFEAVRIALRYRTPVILLSDGYLANGTEPWRLPDVDSLPDIPVEFASGMNALNEDGDPVFWPYLRNDDLARPWAVPGTDGLMHRIGGIEKQDGTGNISYDPVNHGHMVDLREERIDKIAESYPATDIVGDDDGLLLLGWGSTWGAITGAAGRLRRGGRRVGHVHLRNLHPLPNDLGEILGRYDQVIIPEMNLGQLSALVRAEYLVDAKSISKVTGQPFTAGELVARIEEIVK encoded by the coding sequence GTGACCAACACAGAAGAGCGCTCGTCCGAGATCCGGGAAGTCGATCAGATCGTCGTCCGATTCGCGGGCGACTCGGGCGACGGCATGCAGCTGACGGGCGATCGTTTCACCTCGGCAAGTGCGTTGTTCGGAAACGATCTTGCCACGCTGCCGGAGTTTCCCGCCGAGATTCGTGCCCCAGCCGGCACTCTCGCCGGCGTCTCGGCGTTTCAGGTGCACATCTCGGATCACGACATCCACACGCACGGCGATGCGCCGAACGTGTTGGTCGCGATGAATCCGGCGGCGATGAAGAGCGACCTCGGGAAGCTCGAGCCGGGCGGAACGGTGATCGTCAACACCGACGCCTTCGAGGAACGCAATCTGGCGAAGGCCGGCTACGACGCGAATCCGCTCGACGATGGCTCGCTCGACGGCTTCACCGTCATCCGTGCGCCCATGACCGAGCTGACCAAGGAGGTCTGCAAGGACCTCGGCGTCAAGCCTCGCGACGCCGAGCGGTCGAAGAACTTCTTCGCCCTCGGTCTCGTGTCGTGGCTCTACACCCGGCCGACGGATCCGACCCTGCACTGGATTCGCGAGAAGTTCGCCGGCAAGGATCTCGTGATCGCGGCGAACGAGGCGGCGTTCAAGGCCGGGCATGCGTTCGGCGAGACCGCGGAGCTGAGCGCCAGCCGGCTCGCGGTGCGGCCGGCGCAGTTGCCGCCGGGCACCTACACGAACATCAACGGCAACACCGCGCTCTCGTGGGGTCTCATCGCTGCGTCGCAGAAGGCCGGGATTCCGATCTTCCTCGGCTCGTACCCGATCACGCCGGCCAGCGACATCCTCCACGAGCTCGCCAAGCACAAGAACTTCGGGGTGCGCACGCTGCAGGCCGAGGACGAGATCGCCGCAATCGGATCCGCACTCGGCGCGAGCTACGGCGGCCTCCTCGGTGTGACCACCACGAGCGGGCCCGGCGTCGCGCTGAAGGGCGAGACGCTCGGACTGGCTGTCAGCCTCGAGCTGCCGCTGGTGCTGGTCGACATCCAGCGTGGCGGTCCGTCGACCGGTTTGCCGACCAAGACCGAGGCCGCCGACTTGATGATGGCCCGCTACGGGCGTCACGGTGAGGCGCCCCTCCCGATCGTGTCGGCGAACTCCCCGTCGGATTGCTTCAACGCCGCGTTCGAAGCGGTTCGGATCGCACTGCGGTACCGCACGCCCGTCATCTTGTTGTCCGACGGCTACCTGGCGAACGGAACCGAGCCGTGGCGGCTGCCCGATGTCGACTCGCTGCCCGACATCCCGGTCGAGTTCGCGTCCGGGATGAATGCACTCAACGAGGACGGCGATCCCGTCTTCTGGCCCTACCTGCGCAATGACGATCTCGCCCGCCCCTGGGCCGTCCCCGGGACCGACGGACTCATGCACCGCATCGGCGGAATCGAGAAGCAGGACGGTACGGGCAACATCAGCTACGACCCGGTGAACCACGGGCACATGGTCGACCTGCGCGAGGAACGGATCGACAAGATCGCCGAGTCGTACCCGGCGACCGACATCGTCGGCGACGACGACGGCCTGTTGTTGCTCGGGTGGGGATCGACCTGGGGAGCGATCACCGGAGCCGCCGGGCGGCTGCGTCGTGGCGGCCGTCGCGTCGGCCACGTCCACCTTCGCAACCTCCATCCGTTGCCGAACGATCTCGGGGAGATCCTGGGGAGATACGACCAGGTGATCATTCCCGAGATGAACCTCGGCCAATTGTCGGCGCTGGTGCGCGCGGAGTACCTGGTCGACGCGAAGTCGATCTCGAAGGTGACGGGCCAGCCCTTCACCGCCGGCGAACTCGTGGCTCGTATCGAGGAGATAGTCAAGTGA
- a CDS encoding HAD-IIA family hydrolase, which yields MGGQLTAWAIDLDGVIWRGTETVPGAPEAIELLRRDGAPLAFVTNSAARTPRQVAEKLASHGIPDAEDFVVTAAMAAAAMVEPGQRVLMVGSDGLRQALLERGADLVESGTVDVVAVGITPDFDYAAMTAAMRAVRSGARFIATNDDATFPDADGLLPGNGALVAAIATCAEQVPEIAGKPHAPIAAFVRDRLGDTGIMVGDRPETDGRFAVSVGYDFALVLSGVVGVGDLPVEPTPQFVADDILSLVRRVH from the coding sequence CTGGGAGGTCAGCTGACCGCCTGGGCCATCGACCTCGACGGTGTGATCTGGCGCGGGACAGAGACGGTGCCGGGTGCGCCGGAGGCGATCGAACTGCTTCGGCGCGACGGTGCGCCGTTGGCGTTCGTCACGAACTCCGCAGCCCGCACGCCGCGTCAGGTCGCCGAGAAGCTCGCATCGCACGGGATTCCCGATGCCGAGGACTTCGTCGTCACCGCCGCCATGGCGGCGGCGGCGATGGTCGAACCCGGGCAGCGGGTCCTGATGGTCGGCAGCGACGGGCTTCGTCAGGCGCTGCTCGAGCGCGGCGCGGACCTGGTCGAGTCGGGAACGGTCGATGTGGTGGCGGTCGGGATCACGCCCGATTTCGACTATGCGGCCATGACCGCGGCGATGCGGGCTGTTCGTTCGGGGGCTCGGTTCATCGCGACCAACGACGATGCCACGTTTCCCGACGCCGACGGACTGCTCCCGGGAAATGGCGCGCTGGTCGCAGCGATCGCCACATGCGCAGAGCAAGTGCCGGAGATCGCCGGGAAGCCCCACGCGCCGATCGCTGCATTCGTTCGCGATCGGTTGGGCGACACCGGCATCATGGTCGGTGATCGGCCCGAGACCGACGGGCGCTTCGCCGTCTCGGTCGGCTACGACTTCGCCCTGGTGCTCAGTGGCGTCGTCGGCGTCGGGGACCTGCCCGTGGAGCCGACGCCACAGTTCGTGGCCGACGACATCTTGTCGTTGGTGCGACGCGTGCACTGA